The sequence CATGCCGTCTCCTTTCCCTTGAACAAACCACAGACGCCTTTATCCTAGGCCGTGAACCGCCGGGAATCAAGAGGAACGTTGACTTTGTCCTTACCGGATGCGAGAATAGCCGAAACGCCGGGGCCGCGACTGGCGAGATTGCGTGGAATAGACCACGGGGAAGCGGCGCCGGATGGATAAGCCGTTCGCCTGGGCGCTGGGGCAAACGCTTGGGCGCGTTTGTTTTCAGGCACATCGAGGAGATCGTTCATCATGGTGGAAAAAGACCTGAAACAGATGTACCGTTCGCGGACGGAAGGGAATTTCCCGGAAACGGTTGAAATCCTGGGGCGTCCCTACGTCAAGATCGAAAACCTGCGGTACGGAACGAATCCGCATCAACCCGCGGCGTTCTATCGCCCCGCGGACGGCCGCCCTGTCGTGTTGGGCGCCTACAAGATGCTGAAATCGGGCAAGAGCGGCCTTTCGCAAACCAACATCGAGGACATGCACCACGCCGTGGGCATGCTCAAATACATGCAGCGGCCCGCCTGTGCGGTCATGAAGCACTGCAACCCGTCCGGCGTCGCCATTCAACAGGAGGGAATGCCGCTCTCCGAAGTCTATCGGCGCGCCCGTGATGCGGACGCTCAGGCCGCTTTCGGCGGCGTGGTGGTGTTCAACACGACAGTGGATGCCGAGACCGCCGGGGAGATCATGCAGAGCGTCATGGAAGGCGTGGCGGCCCCGAAATTCGATCCGGAAGCGATCGATATTCTAAATGACGCGGATCGTTTCAAGAAGAATCGCGAGATTCGCGTGGTCGAACTGCCCGATTTTTCAGCCTTGCCGAAGTTTATTGACGAAGGGACGGACGTGCTCGAAATCAAGGTGTTTGATGACGGCAGCGTGGTCCTGGCGACGCCGTATTTGTCCCGCGTGAGAAGCGTGGCCGACCTTGTGCCGGCCTACAACGAACACAAGACGAAAGGCCGGATAGAAATTGCGCGAAAGCCCACCGCGCGGGAACTCGACGATCTGTTGTTTGCATGGTATGTCAACATTCACGTACGCTCGAACGGCTGCGTCATCGCCAAAAACGGACAAACGCTGTGCGTGGGCACGGGCGAACAGGATCGCGTCGGCGCGGTGCGAAAGGCGCTATCGAAGGCCGCGGAGAAATACAAGGGCTGTGAAACCATGGACGGCGCCGTGATGTCGTCGGACGGCTTTTTCCCGTTCCGCGACGCGGTGGACGCGGCGCTGGGCGCGGGCGTCACGGCGATTGTGCAGCCGGGCGGCAGCGTCAACGACTACGAGGCCATCGAAGCGTGCAACGAGGCCGGCGCCACGATGATGTTCTCGATGGAACGTTGCTTCTCGCACCACTGAGAATAAGGCGGTAGGCTGGAACTACATCAAGGATGAAAGATAAAGGATGAAGGATGAAAGGCCCGTCCATTCCGTTGCAGGTTCTTTGTTTTGCCAAGAACGTCGAATTCCCACCGCCATCCGCCATCAGCCGTCAGCCTATGGCCTAACGCGAGTCGTATTGATGGTTTCACTATCGTTGTTTCCCCGGTTGCTCGTCGCGCAGGACCTTGATGTCCGGTCGCTGGTGGGCGAGGACTGGTATGGGCTGTATCTCAACGGCCAGAAGGCGGGCTATTCGATAAACAGCGTGTCGGTGGACGAGAATGAACAGGCCGCGGTTTCCGAGGACGCCCATTTCCGCGTCAAGATGTCCGGCCAACATCAGGATATGCGCATCTGCATGCGGCGTCTCTATGCAAAGGACGGGTCGCTTATCCGCATTGACCAGCGGATTGACGATCCCGGAGGCGCAAAGCAATTCGAGGCATGGGTGGACAACGGCGTATTCCGGTTGAAGAGCACCGTGGGCGGACTCGTCAAGGAATCCGAACTCCCCAAGCCGCGGGAATCACTGAAGGATGCGTTGAAGCAGGTCGAATTGACCGGCCCGAATGCCAAGATCGGCGATTCGGTCTCGTTCAGCATGTTCGAGCCGATGTACGAACGCGAGATAGACGGTACGAGCCGAATCGAGTCCATCGAGGAACGGATGTTCGAGGGCGCGCCGACCACAGTGTACCGAATCAAATCCGTCATGCCGGATCTCGGCATCGAATCCGACACCTATGTCGCTGCGGACGGCCGGACGCTCGAGGATCGCATCGGGGGCATCATTACGATGCGGCTCGAACCCAGGGAAATGGCCCAGGACATTGATTACAGCAACGACGTGATAGTGTCGAACGCGGCGCAGGCCGACCGGCGCGTCGAAAATCCCCGGACGCGCGATTCGCTGCGGCTGCGCATCATGGGGCCGCTGGCGGAGAACCACCTTTTCAATGACGGCCGGCAGCGGATGGCGATGAAAGAGGGCTTTGTGGCGTTCGAGTCGAAGCGGAGCGATCCATCCTCTTTTCGCGGCACTCCGCGACCGGTGGGCGAGGCGTCCGTGCAGGAATGGCTGAAGCCCACGCTGCTGGTGCAAAGCGGCGATCCCCGGTTGATTGCGAAGGCGCATGAGATAATCGGCGATGAACGGGACGCCTTTGTCGCGGGCGAGGCCTTGTGCCATTGGGTTTACAAGTATGTAAAGACGACCTACTCCGCCCGGTTGAGCAACGCGCTGGAGGTGCTCGACGATCCGCAGGGCGATTGCACCGAGCACAGCATTCTGTTCGTCGGGCTGGCGCGGGCCGCCGGCATTCCCGCGCGGGAAGTCGCGGGCCTGATCTATGTCAACGAGGGGGAACCGGCTTTTTACTTCCATCAATGGGCGATGATCTGGGCGGGCCAATGGGTGGATGTGGACCCGACCTTTGATCAGCCGGTAGCCGATGTCACGCATGTCAAACTTGCCGAGGGCGATTTGTACCAGCAAGCCAAATTGATCCCGGTCATTGGACGGCTGAAAATTGCCGTCGAACCCGAAGAGGAGAACGATACGCCATGAGTCAGCCTGCCGCCGAACCCGCTGTTGCGCGCAAGCCGCGCCGCTGGTTGAAATGGATTGTACGAAGCCTGTTGGCCGTTGTGGGAACCGTTGCGGCCATTCTGATTGTTGCCGGTTTGTTGCTGGCGTCCGGCTGGCCCCAGCGGCGGTTGCTGGAAAACGAACTGGGCAAGGCGCTGAAGGCCGACGTCAAGGCCGGCGGCCTGTCCATCTGGAATCCGTTGCGCATCGCCGATTTGAAGGCGTTCGACAAGACGCCCGGCGGCGATTCGCAGACGCCGATGATCGCGCTCGAAAAGTTTTCGCTGGCCTACACCCTGTTTCCGGAAGACGGACGTTATTTCCCGTCGCTGTCCGTAGACCGTCTTTCGATCAATATCGATCGTTCGCGCGAAGCCTTTACCGCCCCCGAGGCTCCCGCCGCGCCCGCCGCCAAGCCCGGGCCAAAACCGTCGAAGTCGAAACGGGGGCGGGGGAAGATTGACACGTCCAAATTGCTGCCCAAGACCGTCAACCTGGCGCGGCTCGACGTGGGGTATTCGCTGCCCTATATGGGCGTGTCGCTGGGCGGTTTCGGCATAAAGGGCGACATCGAGTCGAGGCGCAACTATTCGGTGCAGATTCAAGGCAGCCAAATGAACGGATTCTTCTGGGCGGGCGGCCGCGCCGCGCAACGCGACTTTACGGATGCCGCCATCGATCTCCGTTATGAAAACAAGGACAAGGGAACGCGCATCGAACCACTCAAGATCGTGTTGCCGGGGCTGATCGAAATCGAGGGCGGCGCATCGGTCGGCAAGTCCGGGGACAAGACGATGGTGGACATCCATTTCGAGAAAGGACTCGCGCAGAACATAGACATGTCGCAGTCCGCCTCGGGAAAAATACCCTTCCCGTTCCGCTTCAAGAAAGTGGACATGTCCGGCACGGCCATTCGCGGCTTCGGCGCGGCCAAGGGCCTGAATGTAAAAGTTTCGTTCGACGGGACGAACATCAGCGTCGCCGGCGAGGACTTGGCGATTGGCCCCAAGGACCATGAGTATTACGAGGGCAATCTGTCGTTGCAAGGCAAGGGCGGCGGCGGCGAACAACTCAAACTCGATCTCGAAGCCACGCTGAACCGCGGGCAAAAAATCGCCGCCTCGATGAACGGAACCGAAGTGGCCGACATGAAGGCCCGTGTGGAAATCAAGGATTGGTCGCGAGACGATCTGGTTGCGGCGCTTCCAAAGGATGCGCGGGCGGCGATGGACTCCTTGCCGGGTTTCCACGGGTTGAGCGGCGCCGTGGATCTTCAATTTGAAAAAAATCTGACCTATACGCTCAACGCGCGCGTGGCGCCCCGGTGGATCGGCCCCAACGGCGAACCCGCTGATGTTTCGTTTACGTTCAACAGCACCGCTCCGCTGTTGCGACTGGCTTTCGACAAGGGCATGGACGGAACCCTTTCCGCCCAAATCGGCGATCAATCCGTCGCCGCCACGGTAAGGGCTGGGATGGGGCGCGGCACAACGCCGTTCCGTGTCGAATACAAGGCCTCCCTCGATCAACTGGATCCCCGCGCCGTGGCCGCGACGTTGGCCGGAAGCGACGTGCTTGCGGCGCTGGATGCGCGGCTGAACGGAACGGCCGAACTGACGGCGATACCCTCTTCGCAGACGTACAAGGCGGCAATGGACCTTTCCGCGGCGCCGTTCCGATATGGCGCCCTGCGCGCGCCGGAGGGCCAGGCGCTTTCAATCAAGGGCGTGATCAACGCGAACAACACGCCCTACTGGAATGTGGACGGTCCCTCGCTGGAAGTGCGTTTGGGCGAAAACGCCTCGCTGGTCTTGAAAGACTATTCGGCCGATTTCAGTACTTTCGAGGTCGGCGCGGACGTGGCCGGGGAGTTCGATCTGGCCCTCCTGCCGTCGCTGGGGTTGAGCGGACGCGTGAAACTGACCGCGCCTGTCGAAAACAAGAACGGTGTCACGACGGCCACTCTCGATGTGAAGGTGGAAGGGTTCGGATACGCCGGATCGGCCTTGCCGACCACGGCGACCCTTGCGGGCGCCATTCAGTTCGACAACATCAAATCCAAAGGAACCGCCGAGAATCTCCAGGCATCGCTCGGCGCGGGTACGATCCTGTCCTGTCCAAAGGCCGAATTCACCTCCAGCCCGTGGGGATTCACCGCGCCCTGGACGTTCCAAACGGACTTCCAAAGCCTTGTGGCCATGGGGCTGCTCGACGAGGCCAAGGGAACGGCGGCGGCGGCCTGCACGGCCGCATGCGCCGAGGGGCGCTGCACGAACAAAATCGAATTCACGACCGATGCCGAAACGCTTTCCTTCGGTGGCGGCACGGTTGCGATTCAGGGGCTAACCCTGAAAACCGCCGGCGAATGGTCCTGTACGGATGGTCTGGCCGCCACCGGCGACGTGCAGGCCGCGCAGCTGGCGATTGCCGGCGTTGCGGCGGGCGACGTCAAGGGACCGGTTGCAATCGAAGGCGATACAATCAAGTTCAATGGGCTTCAGGGTACAATGTTCGGTGGCGGCGTTGCCGCGGATATCGCATTCGCCGTCTTGCGGGAAGGCCGGCCGCTGACGGTCAAGGCCCAATTCACCGGCGCGGATCTCGGCCTTTTGTCCAAGACCCTGCCGGTATTGAATCTGAGCGGAAAAGGCAGCGGCAGTCTGACGGTTGAATCTGACGCCTCCGGCCTCAAAGACTGCCGGATTGACGCCGTTTCCGACGGGCCGGTTTCGGTGAGCACAAGCGCCCTCAAGGCCTTGCTGGCCTCGCAATTCGCCAAAATGGCCGGCAACAAGCCCGTGGATCGCATCGTGGGCGAACTCCTCGGCAAGGAAGGCGAACGGCCCTTCGACGGCGCAAAACTCACGCTGGCGTACACGCCCGACGGTTTCGTGGGACAAATAACGCTTTCCAGCGATAAAATGGACTTGACCATTGATCTCAACATCGAACCGGGCGCCATCGCCGACGGAATCAAATTGCTGCAATAGGAATACACACTTGAAACAACGGCCGGGCGAATAATTTTGGAGCATGAATCGTCTATGCCAACGAGGGGCCGCCTGCGGCCCGGCAAGGAGGTATTGGAAATGAAACGGATGGTCGTCGTTGTCGTTCTGGCCGTCTTTGCGGCCGCGATGGGTTGCGTTCGCATTCCGAACAAATTCGAGGCGCATATCACGGTGGATATCCGACAGGAAATCCAGCAGCGCGCCGCGTCTTCGCTGGATTTTATCGAAGGGAAAACCGACACCGTGCCTGTGCCGGAGCCGAAGAAGACGTCGTGGCGAGATCCCGTGCGTTCGTTTCTCCTTCC comes from Candidatus Hydrogenedentota bacterium and encodes:
- a CDS encoding transglutaminase-like domain-containing protein; translated protein: MVSLSLFPRLLVAQDLDVRSLVGEDWYGLYLNGQKAGYSINSVSVDENEQAAVSEDAHFRVKMSGQHQDMRICMRRLYAKDGSLIRIDQRIDDPGGAKQFEAWVDNGVFRLKSTVGGLVKESELPKPRESLKDALKQVELTGPNAKIGDSVSFSMFEPMYEREIDGTSRIESIEERMFEGAPTTVYRIKSVMPDLGIESDTYVAADGRTLEDRIGGIITMRLEPREMAQDIDYSNDVIVSNAAQADRRVENPRTRDSLRLRIMGPLAENHLFNDGRQRMAMKEGFVAFESKRSDPSSFRGTPRPVGEASVQEWLKPTLLVQSGDPRLIAKAHEIIGDERDAFVAGEALCHWVYKYVKTTYSARLSNALEVLDDPQGDCTEHSILFVGLARAAGIPAREVAGLIYVNEGEPAFYFHQWAMIWAGQWVDVDPTFDQPVADVTHVKLAEGDLYQQAKLIPVIGRLKIAVEPEEENDTP
- a CDS encoding IMP cyclohydrolase; the protein is MVEKDLKQMYRSRTEGNFPETVEILGRPYVKIENLRYGTNPHQPAAFYRPADGRPVVLGAYKMLKSGKSGLSQTNIEDMHHAVGMLKYMQRPACAVMKHCNPSGVAIQQEGMPLSEVYRRARDADAQAAFGGVVVFNTTVDAETAGEIMQSVMEGVAAPKFDPEAIDILNDADRFKKNREIRVVELPDFSALPKFIDEGTDVLEIKVFDDGSVVLATPYLSRVRSVADLVPAYNEHKTKGRIEIARKPTARELDDLLFAWYVNIHVRSNGCVIAKNGQTLCVGTGEQDRVGAVRKALSKAAEKYKGCETMDGAVMSSDGFFPFRDAVDAALGAGVTAIVQPGGSVNDYEAIEACNEAGATMMFSMERCFSHH